A window of Phoenix dactylifera cultivar Barhee BC4 unplaced genomic scaffold, palm_55x_up_171113_PBpolish2nd_filt_p 000608F, whole genome shotgun sequence contains these coding sequences:
- the LOC120106701 gene encoding LOW QUALITY PROTEIN: uncharacterized mitochondrial protein AtMg01110 (The sequence of the model RefSeq protein was modified relative to this genomic sequence to represent the inferred CDS: deleted 2 bases in 2 codons), with amino-acid sequence MAVLRRIPMDGTFNQTAPLDRLVGFKEGYSLDLKSATDRWPLPFMKGIMAVLFGPTLASSVVQGALSFNTFAVTRPWVAKESTVCFLTGRPLGYYASWPLFALSHHFLVWLAADKVYPDQKEPFRNYAILGDDIVITEGKVAQAYSQLLDKLGVTISTQKSVTSKRGCLEFAKRFMVHGGHKDFSPVSLRAAMLTHHPWGLCAFNQK; translated from the exons ATGGCGGTCTTACGCCGGATCCCTATGGATGGAACCTTTAATCAAACAGCGCCTTTAGATAGGCTTGTTGGTTTTAAGGAAGGTTATTCGCTGGATTTGAAGAGTGCAACCGATAGGTGGCCTCTTCCGTTCATG AAAGGCATTATGGCGGTCCTTTTCGGACCTACCTTAGCGTCTTCTGTTGTTCAAGGAGCACTTAGTTTTAACACTTTCGCAGTGACCCGACCATGGGTTGCTAAAGAGAGTACTGTTTGCTTCTTAACTGGACGGCCGTTAGGGTATTACGCCTCTTGGCCCCTATTTGCTCTATCACACCATTTCTTGGTGTGGCTTGCCGCAGATAAGGTTTATCCTGACCAGAAAGAGCCGTTCCGCAACTATGCCATTCTGGGCGACGACATAGTCATAACAGAAGGTAAGGTGGCTCAGGCATACTCGCAGTTGTTAGACAAACTGGGTGTGACAATATCCACTCAGAAAAGTGTC ACTTCTAAGAGGGGTTGTCTCGAGTTCGCCAAGCGTTTCATGGTCCATGGTGGGCACAAGGATTTTTCACCTGTGTCTCTTCGTGCGGCAATGTTGACGCACCACCCTTGGGGCCTTTGTGCCTTTAACCAAAAGTAA